One window of the Lacerta agilis isolate rLacAgi1 chromosome 17, rLacAgi1.pri, whole genome shotgun sequence genome contains the following:
- the S100A10 gene encoding protein S100-A10, producing MPSQLEHAMENIMLTFHKFAGDKNYLTKEDLRQLMEKEVPGYMENQKDPMAIDRIMKNLEECRDGKVSFEGYLSLIAGLTNGCNEYYVKKMKPTGVKKY from the exons ATGCCATCCCAGTTAGAACACGCCATGGAGAACATCATGCTCACATTCCACAAATTTGCGGGTGACAAGAACTATCTGACGAAGGAAGATCTCCGGCAGCTGATGGAGAAGGAGGTCCCTGGGTATATGGAA AACCAGAAGGATCCGATGGCCATCGACCGGATCATGAAGAACCTAGAAGAGTGTCGGGATGGCAAAGTCAGCTTTGAGGGCTACCTCTCTCTCATTGCCGGCCTGACCAACGGATGCAACGAGTATTACGTGAAGAAGATGAAGCCAACGGGTGTGAAGAAGTATTGA